One segment of Bremerella sp. JC817 DNA contains the following:
- a CDS encoding transposase family protein: MNTATLSLMERLAQVPDPRGRRGQRYPLPSLLALAVVAMLSGMTSLEAIAHFGRLRGPRLTHLLGFRDGKTPSKATYSRLFAAVDTRAVEAV; this comes from the coding sequence CGCGACGTTGTCCTTGATGGAGCGGTTGGCCCAGGTGCCCGACCCACGCGGTCGGCGGGGGCAACGCTATCCACTGCCGTCCTTGCTCGCCCTGGCCGTCGTGGCCATGCTCTCGGGCATGACCTCGCTGGAGGCGATCGCCCACTTCGGACGCCTGCGGGGGCCTCGGTTGACCCACCTGCTCGGCTTCCGCGACGGGAAGACGCCGAGCAAGGCCACCTACTCCCGGCTCTTCGCCGCGGTGGACACCCGGGCCGTCGAGGCGGT